Proteins from a genomic interval of Phlebotomus papatasi isolate M1 chromosome 3, Ppap_2.1, whole genome shotgun sequence:
- the LOC129807013 gene encoding ubiquitin-conjugating enzyme E2-24 kDa: MSTTAGSSSGGGAGGGRGRSGAASSNGAAPAADPRNDAKDAKPNPKISKALGTSAKRIQKELAEITLDPPPNCSAGPKGDNLYEWVSTILGPPGSVYEGGVFFLDIHFSPEYPFKPPKVTFRTRIYHCNINSQGVICLDILKDNWSPALTISKVLLSICSLLTDCNPADPLVGSIATQYLQNREEHDRIARLWTKRYAT; this comes from the exons ATGTCCACAACGGCTGGATCAAGCAGCGGCGGAGGTGCCGGAGGTGGACGTGGCCGTAGCGGAGCAGCTAGTAGCAATGGAGCAGCACCAGCTGCAGATCCCCGAAATGATGCCAAGGATGCCAAACCTAATCCTAAGATCTCCAAGGCACTCGGCACTTCGGCCAAACGCATCCAGAAGGAACTGGCTGAGATCACACTCGATCCGCCGCCCAATTGCAGTGCTGGACCTAAAGGAGATAATCTCTATGAATGGGTATCGACAATTCTAGGACCTCCGGGATCGGTCTATGAAGGTGGTGTCTTCTTCCTGGATATTCACTTCTCTCCCGAGTACCCCTTCAAACCTCCCAAG GTGACCTTCCGCACTAGGATATACCACTGTAACATCAATAGCCAAGGTGTCATCTGCCTGGACATCCTGAAAGACAACTGGTCGCCAGCACTGACTATATCAAAAGTCCTACTATCAATTTGTTCACTACTGACAGACTGCAATCCGG CTGATCCACTTGTGGGAAGTATTGCTacgcaatatctgcaaaatagaGAAGAGCACGACAGAATTGCCAGACTGTGGACTAAGCG ATATGCTACGTGA
- the LOC129807012 gene encoding ribosome biogenesis protein WDR12 homolog: MEIETAEGQLQIQLKTKQKQYAVPDIPYSIAASVATGELNTLVNTLLQEADSCHKSVEFDFLVAGEFLRLSLGEHLKQLSISFEDVIDIEYVERFPSPEPQDCLIHDDWVAAVKCRGEWILSGCYDNSLNIWTAKGEHRLTISEHTSPVKAVAWISLDADNGVFVSASQDQTAMIWSWNIAKNKAECLFVCRGHERGIDCVDVSENGQRIATGSWDTMLKVWSAAPSDPSDDAGTAKKARVEQGKTRTPNLTLQGHKEAISAVQWIDNETILTGSWDHTMKIWDLSMEGLKSEIVGNKSFFDVHFSRLSGLIITCSADKNLRLYDPRSGRGTTHTVQNTYLGHSQWVQTVCWSSNEEHLFISGAYDNQVKLWDMRSPKAPLYDLSGHEEKVMDCDWSNPKYMVSGGADNTVRIFKSKKVARF; this comes from the exons ATGGAAATTGAAACAGCTGAGGGACAGCTGCAAATCCAGCTGAAAACGAAGCAAAAACA GTATGCCGTTCCGGACATTCCCTACTCAATTGCCGCCAGTGTGGCCACTGGAGAGCTCAATACACTGGTGAATACTCTGCTACAAGAGGCAGACTCCTGCCATAAGAGCGTGGAGTTTGATTTTCTTGTGGCTGGAGAATTTCTGAGGCTGAGCCTTGGGGAGCATTTGAAGCAATTGAGCATTTCCTTTGAAGATGTCATTGATATTGAGTATGTGGAGAGATTTCCATCACCAGAGCCCCAGGACTGTCTGATACATGACGACTGGGTGGCTGCAGTGAAATGCAGAGGCGAATG GATTCTTTCAGGATGCTACGACAATTCCCTGAATATCTGGACAGCGAAGGGAGAGCACAGACTTACAATTTCTGAACACACATCTCCCGTGAAGGCAGTTGCTTGGATATCTCTGGATGCAGACAATGGAGTTTTTGTAAGTGCTTCCCAGGATCAAACAGCGATGATTTGGTCCTGGAATATTGCCAAGAACAAGGCGGAGTGCCTGTTCGTGTGCCGGGGCCATGAGAGGGGAATTGACTGTGTCGATGTGAGTGAGAATGGGCAGAGAATAGCCACAGGGAGCTGGGACACGATGCTGAAGGTGTGGTCAGCAGCACCGAGTGATCCATCAGATGATGCAGGAACTGCCAAGAAGGCTCGTGTTGAGCAAGGAAAAACCAGAACACCAAATCTCACGCTTCAGGGCCACAAGGAAGCCATCTCAGCTGTCCAGTGGATAGACAATGAAACCATCCTGACGGGCTCCTGGGATCACACGATGAAAATCTGGGATTTGTCTATGGAGGGTCTCAAGTCAGAAATCGTTGGCAACAAGTCTTTCTTCGACGTTCACTTCTCCAGGCTGTCAGGGCTTATCATCACCTGTTCAGCTGACAAGAATCTACGCCTCTACGATCCCCGGAGTGGCAGAGGAACAACGCACACTGTCCAGAACACTTACCTGGGGCACTCGCAGTGGGTCCAGACAGTCTGTTGGTCTTCCAATGAGGAGCATCTCTTCATTTCCGGAGCCTATGACAATCAGGTGAAGCTCTGGGACATGAGAAGTCCAAAGGCTCCGCTGTACGATTTATCCGGGCATGAGGAGAAAGTGATGGACTGCGACTGGTCCAATCCCAAGTACATGGTGTCTGGAGGAGCAGACAACACTGTAAGGATCTTCAAATCCAAAAAAGTGGCAAGATTTTGA
- the LOC129807011 gene encoding A-kinase anchor protein 10, mitochondrial, with protein sequence MLKIFKKSGRRRDQHKSPAEEIPRDVDGQRRRHSAGGSTASTATLAASEEACEGRDDDGENSRSRLSKNLLEILSEKSSLCYFVQFLEERKGLPLIKFWLDVEAFRTSAQVCEKSEAFAYSNHKPKSTSSEGCDDLSYFSVDCDSVSMNSSSERFSAAGDEICDIRRTEDEKSMVSDDLGGRLSKITEFIANQEDSILTSYSNLCDISMGQPGEEGTSASGQEEAALERKRQGEEEITKVQRSIATDAVRIFRKYFTSNSAYWIDIPPTIHAQISLALCTDGSTPVSPYCFEEAQKLIFRRLEKDHLNDFLDSVFYCKYCVDVLTSDNLQLRDILYSESALFYFLEFLEQENLRDYLDFWVSATNFRRQFCDSGDRMVFTEAQSDAMVLYEKYFSLQANTSLQFSDTVRFHVEERICSQTEPIFTCFDRPVRIVEHFLEANHFAAFAKSQLFYKYLSELLNRIQEHRKATGEAKKSHRKTQSDCSSVNTARSLSISAQNTLLAMETPQKHRAIRSASTSDMQIDARHISDPDLLWRRSSLSHGLSFGRINALGRYERDFEMDNEQEERWSLSAGGTKLKKAMRKLVNLPEEKVQEEIAWQVAEMIIKDVTNVTQKNHDTET encoded by the exons ATgctaaaaatcttcaaaaagtcAG GTCGCAGAAGAGATCAGCATAAGTCACCAGCGGAGGAGATTCCCCGGGATGTCGATGGCCAGAGGAGGAGACACAGTGCTGGAGGGAGCACTGCATCAACTGCCACCTTGGCAGCCTCAGAGGAAGCCTGCGAAGGCAGAGATG ATGATGGGGAGAATTCACGATCGAGGCTGTCGAAGAATTTACTGGAGATCCTGTCGGAGAAGAGTAGTCTATGCTACTTTGTGCAGTTCCTGGAGGAGCGCAAAGGATTGCCTCTGATAAAGTTCTGGCTCGATGTAGAGGCTTTCCGGACATCAGCACAGGTATGTGAGAAAAGTGAGGCTTTTGCCTATTCGAATCACAAGCCGAAGAGTACTTCGTCTGAGGGATGCGATGACCTGTCCTACTTCAGTGTGGATTGTGATTCTGTGTCCATGAATTCATCCTCGGAGCGATTTTCTGCAGCCGGGGATGAGATTTGTGATATAAGGAGGACAGAAGATGAAAAATCCATGGTTTCGGATGACTTGGGTGGGCGTCTTAGTAAAATCACGGAATTTATTGCGAATCAGGAAGATAGTATCCTGACCAGTTACTCCAATTTATGTGATATCTCCATGGGGCAGCCTGGGGAGGAGGGTACAAGTGCGAGTGGGCAGGAGGAAGCAGCTCTAGAGAGAAAGCGTCAGGGGGAGGAGGAAATTACCAAAGTGCAGAGAAGTATCGCAACGGATGCTGTTAGAATCTTCCGGAAGTATTTTACCAGCAACTCTGCCTATTGGATTGATATTCCTCCCACGATTCATGCCCAAATCTCTCTGGCCCTGTGCACAGATGGTTCCACCCCTGTATCCCCATATTGCTTcgaagaagcccagaaactcaTCTTTAGACGCCTCGAGAAAGACCATCTCAATGATTTCCTGGACAGTGTCTTCTACTGCAAATACTGCGTGGATGTCCTAACCAGTGACAACCTCCAGCTGCGGGATATTCTGTACAGCGAATCCGCCTTATTCTACTTCCTGGAATTCCTGGAGCAGGAAAATCTCCGGGATTATTTGGATTTCTGGGTATCAGCCACAAATTTCCGGCGTCAATTCTGTGACAGTGGCGACCGGATGGTGTTCACCGAAGCCCAGAGCGATGCAATGGTGCTGTATGAGAAATACTTCTCCCTCCAGGCCAATACTTCCCTCCAATTCTCAGATACAGTGAGATTTCATGTGGAGGAGAGGATCTGCTCCCAGACAGAACCAATCTTCACGTGCTTCGACAGGCCAGTCCGGATTGTGGAGCACTTCCTAGAGGCCAATCATTTTGCAGCATTTGCAAAGTCTCAGCTGTTCTACAAGTACCTCTCGGAACTCCTCAATCGCATCCAGGAGCACAGGAAAGCCACAG GTGAGGCAAAGAAGAGCCACAGAAAGACCCAATCTGACTGTTCGAGTGTCAACACTGCCCGATCACTCAGTATTTCCGCCCAGAATACTCTCTTAGCCATGGAGACGCCCCAGAAGCATCGAGCTATCCGATCAGCCTCGACGTCCGACATGCAAATAGACGCGAGACATATCAGTGATCCGGATTTACTCTGGAGGCGCTCGTCGCTCTCTCACGGCCTCAGTTTTGGGCGCATCAATGCTTTGGGGCGCTACGAACGTGACTTCGAGATGGACAACGAGCAGGAGGAACGCTGGAGTCTCTCGGCCGGCGGCACTAAACTCAAGAAGGCCATGAGGAAGCTGGTGAATTTGCCGGAGGAGAAGGTGCAGGAGGAGATTGCGTGGCAGGTGGCCGAGATGATTATTAAGGATGTTACAAATGTTACTCAAAAAAATCATGACACGGAAACGTGA